In Carassius carassius chromosome 7, fCarCar2.1, whole genome shotgun sequence, one genomic interval encodes:
- the LOC132144172 gene encoding caspase b-like, with protein sequence MDATKNLISEALEQLMNAEFKKFVWHLWNGVAADIEAIPRAALENADRQDVVDCMVQKYSTNAGTVAVQVLLNINQNDLAKRLDVKLQKASSS encoded by the exons ATGGATGCCACTAAAAATCTGATAAGTGAGGCACTTGAGCAGCTAATGAATGCGGAGTTCAAGAAGTTCGTCTGGCACCTGTGGAACGGTGTGGCAGCAGACATCGAGGCCATTCCTCGAGCGGCTCTGGAGAACGCTGATCGGCAGGATGTGGTGGATTGCATGGTGCAGAAGTACAGCACTAACGCTGGGACCGTTGCAGTACAAGTGCTGCTCAACATCAACCAGAATGATCTCGCAAAGCGCCTCGATGTGAAACTTCAGAAAG CGAGTTCTAGCTGA
- the LOC132144160 gene encoding E3 ubiquitin-protein ligase TRIM35-like gives MALEDELSCPVCTDVFRDPVLLSCGHSFCRQCINDHWTSSSSRNCPVCRQGSPQEPVSNLCLRNTCETYLREQSTRKERDEEHECPIHGEKIELFCQTDEEAICAVCKKQEHRWHQTQKLQQTVQQRKAKLKAALRSAEKSLVSLHKGTARDPKISRYIQFQAQHTERKIRMEFETLHQFLRKEEESRITALNEEENEKRAKMERRIQGGVLSLSDRVKELKEGIGDDDITFLQNYHRIMDRSDHTLPDQELSSEALIDVSTHLGNLKYQVWEKMKDICSYYPVILNPSAAPPDISVSDDLTSVTSCFHQQDEGNPLPLHSNRMVLASVGYADGAHAWDVEVGDSHRWSLGVCFGLEGKPATQPLTPENGFWGLRRNGDAYELMTAGMSRLNMEVNAKVVRVKIVYCHEFLQDMMQLKRWRKVSFSDASSDSLIAEFARVPLKKKLFPFVIPEDQAVPLRVVPANVTLTVEQKISLLEIHRFSFLLFCFCIVVFVFMSLLGKSDHQGR, from the exons ATGGCGCTTGAGGATGAGCTGTCGTGTCCTGTGTGCACTGATGTCTTCAGAGACCCGGTGTTACTGAGCTGTGGACACAGTTTCTGCAGACAGTGTATTAATGATCACTGGACCTCCAGCAGCTCCAGAAACTGTCCCGTCTGTAGACAGGGGTCCCCGCAGGAACCAGTGTCCAACCTGTGCTTGAGGAACACCTGTGAGACTTACCTGAGAGAGCAAAGCACGAGGAAAGAGAGGGATGAAGAACACGAGTGTCCGATACATGGAGAGAAAATCGAGCTGTTCTGTCAAACAGATGAAGAGGCTATATGTGCAGTGTGTAAGAAACAGGAGCACAGATGGCACCAAACGCAAAAGCTACAGCAGACTGTGCAACAACGCAAG GCGAAGCTGAAAGCAGCTCTTCGTTCAGCTGAGAAGTCTTTGGTCTCATTACATAAAGGGACAGCACGAGACCCCAAAATCTCCAGGTACATTCAG TTTCAAGCTCAGCATacagagagaaaaatcaggatggAGTTTGAGACGCTGCATCAGTTCCTCAGAAAGGAGGAGGAGAGCAGGATAACGGCTCTAAATGAAGAAGAGAACGAAAAGAGAGCGAAGATGGAAAGAAGAATACAAGGAGGAGTACTGTCTCTCTCTGACAGAGTGAAAGAACTGAAAGAGGGAATCGGGGATGATGACATCACCTTCCTGCAG AATTATCACAGAATTATGGACAG gtctGACCACACACTCCCAGATCAGGAGCTGAGTTCAGAAGCTCTTATCGATGTTTCCACACATCTGGGGAACTTGAAGTATCAAGTGTGGGAGAAGATGAAGGACATCTGCTCTTACT ACCCTGTGATCCTGAACCCAAGCGCTGCTCCACCAGACATCTCTGTGTCCGATGACCTGACCTCTGTGACCTCATGTTTTCATCAGCAGGACGAGGGGAACCCTCTTCCTCTGCACAGTAACCGTATGGTGCTGGCCAGTGTGGGGTACGCTGATGGAGCTCACGCGTGGGACGTTGAGGTGGGAGACAGTCACCGCTGGAGTCTTGGAGTGTGTTTTGGATTGGAGGGTAAACCTGCTACACAACCTTTGACCCCTGAAAATGGCTTCTGGGGTCTCAGACGCAATGGAGACGCGTACGAATTGATGACCGCTGGGATGTCGAGATTAAACATGGAGGTAAATGCAAAGGTAGTGAGAGTGAAGATAGTGTACTGTCATGAGTTTCTTCAAGACATGATGCAGCTGAAACGCTGGAGGAAGGTGAGCTTCTCTGATGCTAGCAGCGATTCATTAATTGCAGAATTTGCTAGAGTGCCACTGAAGAAGAAGCTCTTTCCCTTCGTGATCCCAGAAGATCAGGCCGTCCCGCTGCGTGTCGTCCCAGCTAACGTTACTCTAACTGTTGAACAGAAAATATCATTACTGGAGATACATCGATTCTCTTTTCTCCTTTTCTGTTTTTGTATtgttgtgtttgtatttatgagtcTGTTAGGAAAGAGTGACCATCAAGGCAGATGA